The following are encoded together in the Lathyrus oleraceus cultivar Zhongwan6 chromosome 3, CAAS_Psat_ZW6_1.0, whole genome shotgun sequence genome:
- the LOC127130326 gene encoding uncharacterized protein LOC127130326 encodes MVSMLPREYDQVIEVEETEEIDKAEMDKHRRMCYYVMNNSCIEEQNMFFERPNEGMKNHLKPLFVRGKVENAGVNKILGDGGATSTLMSQFMLRRIGKFNTGLRPHNMVLSNYEGKIGHTLGVIQVDLIVGSFTRPTMFMVITSRVYYNLLLGHEWIHGIRAVPSSLHQWI; translated from the coding sequence ATGGTATCTATGTTACCTAGAGAATATGATCAGGTAATAGAGGTCGAAGAGACCGAAGAAATAGACAAAGCAGAAATGGATAAACACAGACGAATGTGCTATTATGTGATGAATAACAGCTGTATTGAAGAGCAAAATATGTTTTTCGAAAGGCCGAATGAAGGAATGAAAAACCATCTAAAACCTTTATTTGTCAGAGGCAAAGTGGAAAATGCTGGAGTCAACAAGATTCTAGGAGATGGCGGCGCGACATCTACCTTAATGTCGCAGTTCATGTTAAGGAGGATTGGTAAATTCAACACTGGCCTAAGACCACATAATATGGTTTTATCGAATTATGAAGGCAAAATTGGCCATACTCTGGGAGTGATTCAGGTTGACCTAATAGTTGGGTCTTTTACAAGGCCAACTATGTTCATGGTCATAACATCCAGGGTCTATTACAATCTACTTTTGGGTCATGAGTGGATTCATGGGATAAGAGCAGTGCCATCTTCGCTCCATCAATGGATTTAG
- the LOC127130325 gene encoding uncharacterized protein LOC127130325 — protein MTTLFGKLQEHDQELMNLEKHEKNQKKEKKEKDKNTERKSIALKASRYKSSTKDACESESSDDDKDSNEDMGLFIRSIVDGACVPLEDIIKDQEENHVEPHPEKDEEKPDLISEKKEEDNSIDNNDIPLE, from the exons atgacaacattgtttggCAAGCTTCAAGAGCATGACCAAGAGCTCATGAATcttgagaaacatgagaagaatcaaaagaaggagaagaaggaGAAAGATAAGAACACCGAAAGGAAGTCTATCGCTTTAAAGGCTTCAAGATATAAGTCATCCACCAAAGATGCGTGTGAGAGTgagtcaagtgatgatgataaagattCGAATGAAGACATGGGGCTGTTCATAAGGAG TATTGTTGATGGTGCATGTGTTCCTTTggaagacataataaaagatcaagaagaaaatcATGTTGAACCCCATCCAGAAAAAGATGAGGAGAAGCCGGATCTTATTTCcgaaaagaaagaggaggatAATTCTATTGATAACAATGATATTCCTTTGGAATAG